Proteins from one Stegostoma tigrinum isolate sSteTig4 chromosome 17, sSteTig4.hap1, whole genome shotgun sequence genomic window:
- the LOC125459417 gene encoding homeobox protein DBX1-like, with protein MMFPSVIAPSAMYPGLLRPTPTLTLPQTLQSAFSSHAVGASFLVEDLLRISRPTNYLPRSVSHSLPGNASPVSAEQVSMGSSVPAGSCSPHPAVSPRNDSNHLKFGVHAILSSTPRTETPHPLMQGLSRPKTLSFPYFEGTFQPFLRSSYLPVSSSVVPIPGTFSWSLATRGKPRRGMLRRAVFSDVQRKALEKMFQKQKYISKPDRRKLAAKLGLKDSQVKIWFQNRRMKWRNSKERELLSAGGCREQTLPTKLNPHPDLSDVGKKSPCGHLSGDEEETSYRDSPKSSMCHSPGYKDNIDTHLRLLSHQRTDPHTYFSEEEEEGKEEEITVS; from the exons ATGATGTTCCCCAGTGTCATTGCCCCTTCAGCTATGTATCCGGGTCTGCTGCGGCCGACCCCAACCCTGACTCTGCCCCAGACTCTGCAGTCCGCCTTCTCCTCGCATGCTGTCGGGGCCAGTTTCCTGGTGGAAGACCTGCTGAGGATCAGCCGGCCAACCAACTACCTGCCCCGCTCTGTGTCCCACAGTCTCCCGGGGAACGCGAGCCCGGTGTCAGCGGAACAGGTCAGCATGGGCAGCTCGGTACCAGCTGGGAGCTGCTCCCCGCATCCCGCCGTCTCTCCCAGAAACGACTCTAATCACCTCAAGTTCGGTGTTCACGCTATCCTCTCCTCAACCCCAAGAACCG AAACGCCCCATCCGCTGATGCAGGGACTTTCGAGGCCGAAGACGTTGTCCTTCCCTTACTTTGAAGGCACTTTCCAGCCCTTTCTCCGTTCCTCATACTTGCCAG TCTCTTCCTCAGTGGTGCCTATCCCTGGGACATTCTCTTGGTCCCTGGCCACCCGGGGCAAGCCCAGGAGAGGGATGCTACGTCGGGCTGTTTTCTCGGATGTGCAACGGAAAGCTTTGGAAAAGATGTTCCAGAAACAGAAGTATATCAGCAAACCCGACAGGCGCAAACTGGCAGCGAAATTGGGGCTGAAAGACTCCCAG GTGAAGATTTGGTTCCAGAATAGACGAATGAAGTGGAGAAATTCAAAAGAAAGGGAGCTGCTGTCTGCTGGAGGCTGCCGAGAGCAAACTCTGCCCACAAAGTTAAACCCTCACCCTGACCTCAGCGACGTGGGTAAGAAGTCACCTTGCGGGCACTTGTCCGGGGACGAAGAGGAGACGAGCTACAGAGACAGTCCCAAATCTTCCATGTGCCACTCGCCAGGGTACAAGGATAACATAGACACACACCTTCGCCTCTTATCACACCAGCGCACTGACCCCCACACGTACTTctcagaggaagaggaggagggcaAAGAGGAGGAAATAACCGTCTCGTAA